The genomic DNA CCTTGATATTGGGGTCATAAGACCACTGCGCCGGAGGCAGTGCGTTCTGCGCCAATTGCCCGGCGCTCTGGTACACGGCCTTGATGATGGCGGGCTTGTCGATGGCCATGTCCAATGCCTGGCGCACTTTGAGCTGGTCCAGCGGCGGATGGGTCACGTTGTAAGCCAGAAAGCCCAGGTTGAACCCGGCCTGTTGCAGTACGCGCAGGTTGGGGTCCTGCTTCATCACTTCAATGTCGGAGGGGCGCGGGTAACCACTGACCTGGCACTCGCCGGCCTTGAGTTTCTGCAGGCGCGCGGCGGCGTCCGGGGTGATGGCGAACACCAGATTGTCGAGCTTCACGTCCTCGGGCTTCCAATACTGTTTATTGGCCGCGTAGCGAATCTGCGAGTCCTTCTGGTAGCGCTTGAACACAAACGGCCCGGTGCCGACGGGTTTCTGGTTGATGTCCTCGGCCTTGCCTTCCTTTAATAGCTGCGCGGCGTACTCGGCCGACTGCACCGAGGCGAAACTCATGGCCAGGTTCTGCACAAACGATGCATCGACATTGTTAAGGCTGAAACGCACGGTGTGGTCGTCGAGTTTTTCAACGTTCTTGATCGTGGTGTTCAAGCCCATGTCGGTGAAATACGGCGACTCGGACGGGTAAGCCTTGCGAAACGGGCTGTTCGCGTCCAGCAGGCGGTTGAAGGTAAACAGCACGTCATCGGCGTTGAAGTCGCGGGTGGGGGTGAAGAAGTCCGTGGTGTGGAACTTCACGCCATCGCGCAGGTGGAAGGTGTAGGTCAGGCCGTCTTTTGACACGTCCCAACTCGTCGCCAGGCCGGGTTCGACTTCAGTGCCGCCGCGCTTGAACTGGGTCAGGCGGTTGAACACGGTTTCGGCGGAGGCATCAAAATCGGTGCCGCTGGTGTACTGGCTGGGGTCGAAACCGGCAGGGCTGGCTTCGGAACAGTAGACCAGGGTAGTGGCCGCGTGGGCCATCGGCATGAAAGCCAGCAGGCCTGCAGCCAGAAGGAGCGGTTTGAAAGCGATTCTTTCCATGGAGACCCCTGAAGTGGCAGGCATATAAAAGCTGCCCAAACGAAAACGGCGGTCACCGAGGTTACCGCCGTTCAGGTGTATCAGGTAGGGGTCACTGCATTTGCACTTCGATCACACCGTCGGCGCTCATGTTGACCTGGCTGGTGCCGGCTTCCACTTCAGGCGTGGGCGCCGAATCGGCCATGGCGGCTTTCATCATCATCCCGCCGTTGCGCGCGTAAGGCATCGGGTAGCCGTTGGTGTTGAAGTTCAGGTTGACGATCTTGTAGCCCTTGCCGCCGAGTGCGTCGGTGGCCAGTTGCGCGCGGGCCTTGAAGGCGGCGACGGCGTCTTTGAGCAACGCGTCTTCGCTGGACTTGCGCGTGGCGTCGGCGATGGCGAAATCCATGTTTTCCATTTTCAGGGTGTTCAGCAGCTCGCCGGTGAGCTTGGACAGGGCCGGGAAGTCCGCACTTTCCAGGCGCAGCTCGGCGCGTTCACGCCAGCCGGTGATTTTCTGGTTCTTGTTGTCGTAGATCGGGTAGCTGTTACGGCTGCCCTGGCGCAGGGTCACGCCTTTGACTTCGCGGGCTTCACCGAGGGCCTTGTTCATGGTGTTGGTGATTTCGGCGGCGAGCTTGGCCGGGTCGCTGTTTTGGGACTCGGTGTAGAGCGTCACGATCATCTTGTCGCGGGCAACCTCCTGGCTGACCTCGGCGCGCAGGGAAATCTGGTTGTAGTTCAGGCCTTCGGCTGCCAGCGCGGGGAGGCTGGCCAGGGTTGCGACGCCGAGGGTGATAACAGCAGCACTGCGAGTGAAACGAGACATGGAAACTCCTTGGGGTTGTTCGTGTTCGGTATGACTGTAGACGGTGGCATCGGGTTCTTCGGGTTTACACAATACCTACAAGTTGCGGCAACGCCGACGAACGGTCATTCGCCCGGCCTGCGTCAAAGAGCCACACAGGCCGTGGCGGCGGGTCTGCTTCGTTTATACTCCCGACGATCCGCCTGCAGCGCTCATCGGGAGAGCTCATGCTCGCCGCCGTAAAACTGACTTCCGCCACACGCCAGAACCTCTGGCGCCTGACGTTCATTCGCACCCTGGTATTGGCCGCACAGGCCGGTTCCGTCGGGCTCGCCTACTGGTTCGACCTGTTGCCGCTGCCGTGGCTGCAACTGGCCGTCACCCTTGGTTTCTCCATCGTGCTGTGTGTGTTCACCGCCATTCGGCTGCGCACCACCTGGCCGGTGACCGAGCTGGAATATGCCCTGCAGCTGGCCTGCGATCTGTTTATCCACAGTGTGTTGCTGTATTTCTCGGGGGGGTCCACCAACCCCTTCGTTTCCTATTACCTGGTGCCACTGACCATCGCCGCGGTGACCCTGCCGTGGCGCTACTCGGTGGTGCTTTCGGGCATCGCGCTGGCGCTGTATACCCTGCTGCTGGCGCAGTTCTACCCGTTGCAGACCTTTCCCATCGCCCGGGAAAACCTGCAGATTTACGGGATGTGGCTGAGCTTTGCGCTGTCGGCGGCAGTGATTACATTCTTCGCCGCGCGCATGGCCGAGGAACTGCGCCGGCAGGAAGAACTGCGCGCCATCCGCCGTGAAGAAGGCCTGCGTGACCAGCAACTGCTGGCAGTTGCCACGCAGGCAGCCGGCGCCGCCCATGAACTGGGCACGCCGCTGGCGACCATGAGTGTGCTGCTCAATGAGATGGTCCAGGACCACCCCGACCCGGCCCTGCAAGATGACCTCAGTGTGTTGCAGGAGCAGGTCAAGCAGTGCAAGCACACCTTGCAGCAACTGGTGCGCGCCGCCGAGGCCAACCGCCGTCTGGCGGTAGAAATGCAGGATGTGACCCAGTGGCTCGACGAAGCCCTGAACCGCTGGCACCTGATGCGCCCTGAAGCCAGTTATCGCTTTCATTTATTAGGGCAGGGCACTGTACCGCGCATGGCGCCGCCGCCGGACCTGACCCAGGCGCTGCTCAACCTGTTGAACAACGCCGCCGACGCCTGCCCCGAAGGCCTGGGCGTGCAGCTGGACTGGGACGCGGAAAACGTCACCATCAGTATTCGTGACCACGGCGCGGGCGTGCCGCTGGCCATTGCCGAGCAAATCGGCAAACCCTTCTTTACCACCAAGGGCAAAGGCTTCGGCCTGGGCCTGTTTTTGAGCAAGGCCAGCGTGACCCGCGCGGGCGGCTCAGTGAAGCTCTATAGTCATGAGGAAGGTGGCACGCTCACCGAGCTGCGCCTGCCCCGTGTCGCACGAGGAGATATCGATGAGTGACGAGATCCAAGTCGAAGGCGAAGAACTGCCGCACCTGCTGCTGGTAGATGACGACGCCACCTTTACCCGCGTGATGGCGCGCGCCATGAGCCGTCGCGGCTTTCGCGTCAGCACTGCGGGGTCGGCCGAAGAGGGCCTGACCATCGCCCAGGCCGACCTGCCGGACTACGCCGCGCTCGACCTGAAAATGGACGGCGACTCCGGCCTGGTGCTGTTGCCCAAGCTGCTGGAACTCGACCCGGAAATGCGCGTGGTGATCCTCACCGGTTATTCCAGCATTGCCACGGCCGTCGAGGCGATCAAGCGCGGCGCCTGCAATTACCTGTGCAAACCGGCGGACGCCGATGACGTGCTGGCCGCGCTGCTCTCCGAACATGCCGACCTTGACACCCTGGTGCCGGAAAACCCGATGTCGGTAGACCGCCTGCAGTGGGAACACATCCAGCGCGTACTGACCGAGCACGAGGGCAACATTTCCGCTACCGCCCGCGCCCTGGGCATGCACCGGCGTACCTTACAGCGCAAGTTGCAGAAGCGCCCGGTACGGCGCTGAACCAGCGGTGTGAAATAGCCGGGTCACCCGGCTATTTCCAGGCGTCCTCAACCGAAGTAGTTGGGGAAGTTGTTCGGTCCCAAGTACAGAAAGTTCGACGGTTTCAGCTTGATTTCCTTGGGCATCCTCAGCTCGACGAACGGGCTGCCGGCGGTAATGGCGCCGAGTTCCTCGGGCGCCTGGTCGGTGCTGAATATCACCATGTAGTTGCCCCTGCCCAAATAGCGCTCGTTACCCAGAAACAACAGGTCTTGGACATTCTCGCCGTTGAATTGCTGACCGGGAGGGTTGACGTATATGCCACCCTTGGAGCCCGCGCGTGTTGCGCCCCGTGTCGCATCCGTAATGCTTTGCCCTTGAGCGATTGCCTCTGCGCCAGCCTTGTCGGTGTAGTGAATGTAAACCGGCTGCCCGGCGTACGTGCCCGAATCCAGTATGGATTGCCAATCCTGATGATTGGCCAATGGCGTTTTCGCTGAAATGCCTGGCACCGCGTTTTCTTTCGCGAGCGGGGCTTTTTGCGGTGCAGGCTTGATGAACTTCCTGCCGCCGCCTTTCAGGGTGTTCAAGCGCCATTCACCGTGACCTGCCGACTCCAGGAACATCACCGTCTTCCCCGTATTGGGGTCGATCACCCGAACGTATCCATTTTCGACCTTGTAGTTGCGGCTGATCTCAAACGCCCTGTTGACGCCGGTACCGTCGGTGTAGCGTACGTAGAACTGCTCACCGACTTGATAAGTGCCGTCCCCCCGAAGGGCACGGCCTTCAAGAAAATGGTCAGGCAGGGCGTGAAGGCTGAAGTCGGGCAACGGAGCATCGACGCGTGGCACATGAGGTTCCACGCCCATCAGGGAGTTCGGCGCCGGGTTTTCAACGGCGTAAACAGTGTTGGGTTCGACGTTGCCGGCTGTACCTTCTGCCGTCCGGAAGGCGTTCACGAGTCGGGGTACGACGACTGTCGCGGCGTTGAAAAGACCGAACACCATATGTTCGGTGCCCTTTGGCTTGCCGTGTAGCTCGTCGTCGAGGCCAATTACCGTGGTGCTGGCCGCGTCAGCCAGGTAAAAGGCATCCAGCGCCAATGCCACCTCAGGCATCACCAACGCCAGCGGGGCCAGAAACAGCGCGGCTTTTTTGGTTTTTTCAAGACCAGACAGCAGTGCCTTTTTGGTTTCGTCCGCATCACTGGTTATCCGAATGTCGGCATCCGCATAGGAACGATCTTTTTGGCGCTTCGCCATTTCCTCGAACGGTAAATGACTGGGCTCGGTGGTGATGAAGGTTTGCGGGTCCCAAAAACCGGTGAAAGCCCTGTGGTCGTAGTTGAGTAGCCCGCCTGGCGTTTCACGTTTTGCAGGCCAGGCCCCGAGCCCGGCCAGCGTCTCGTCGATGCCGGCCCGTGTAAAACCGTTGGGTTTATCTTTCAAGGCAAAGTGCAACGCCATCGCATCACGTTTGGCCGGGGCGGCCATTTGTTTTGCAAGCCACGTTTTCATTTCTGCCTGGCTGCCGAAGCTGTGGAGAGGGGACGAGTTGCCGGGGATGTAAAGCAGCGTCAACGCAGGCGTGCTGTTGGCATCCGTTACGTAGACAAGGTCGGTGGCTGGATAACTGCCGAGTTTGAGCAGGCCGGTCTCCAGGCCGGGATCCCTGGGCGGGTTCTTAAGCAAGTCCTCATACTTGATGTCCGGCCAGGACGCCTGGTTTCCTGGCAGGCCGGCGGCCCGCATGACCAACGCCCGACCCTGTGAGGTCAGGCTGCCCTCTTGATGTTGGGTCATGGCTGACTGGATGAACGAGGCCTTGGCCAGCGCAGGGTATTTTTCGAGGTGGCGGGTCCAGAAGTCATTCAGGAACGCGTTGTAGGGCTGTTGGAAGTCCGCCTTCCATATCAGCTTTTTGAACTCGGCAGGCGTGAGTGAACTCTGGTTGCCTCCGTTATAAACAGGTGCTGCTTCATCGGCGGACTCTTTGTAAATACCCTGGAACGTGTGGGTGGTATTGGCCTGTTCCTGATAGGGGTTAAAGCGGCTTGAGAGGTCGAACGTTCCAGGCCGGAGCGTTTCCAGATCCGGTTTAATGATGACCTCCGGGCCGCCGGCATAAAAAGGCACTGCGTAACCCTGGCCCACAGGCGTTTGCTGCGCATTTTGAATCAGTGCCTGGGTGAGCGAGATTCTCTGGATGACTTTCGCGGGGTAGGGCCGTTCTCCTGTGGTGTTGTAGTCGAAGGTCACCAGAAATGTGTCATCGGGGTCCATATCCCACATGTCTTTGTCAGCAGGGGTTTTTGCCTTTTGCGCGAGCTCGGCGAATGTTTTCCTGAGGAAGTTTGAGGCTTCCTGCTCGACGCTCATGAACGAGTCGGTGATTTCCCGGGCGGCGGGGTCGATGTTGATATTGAGGCCTGTACTCACCGGAGACGGTTCTTTCTCGCCGAGGCTTGCCCGTTTACCCGGATCAGGATTGACGCTGACCTCTTCGTAGCCGCCTGGCGCCCCGTCACTCAACCTGACGTCCTGCACCCGTTCTTGATCTTTAGGCGCACCGGAGTCGATCGCGCGTTTTTGGCGAGCCCCTGGTGTGGCTGGCCGCTCAATGTTTTCGGGCCGCAGGGAGGGTTCAGTCGAGGGCGGGTAAGGGCTGACGCGTTGGATACCAATGTGCATAAGTTGAGTCTCGGACAGGACAGTTGATTGACCGGTTTCCTGTGTGGCGAGCGGGCGAGTAGCGTTCCCCTGCAGGTGTCACCGGCTTTTTCCTGCAGGCCAGGATGAGGAATCTCAGTGAGCGGGCAGGAGGTAACGGAGGCATCTCCTTAAGGCGCTGAACAAAGTCTGAACAATTTGCTGCAGGTTGCACGAAGCCACGAACCGATCGTCTATGATCGGCTCAAACGCCTGTCACATTTTCTTACAGAGCCTGAACGATGAATCAGAACGCTGAGTACTCCGCGGTCAACGACGCGGTGCATGGGCACTTCTTTCGCCGAACCTGGGCGATGATCACGCCCTATTGGCGCAGTGAAGAGAAGGGCAAGGCCTGGCTGTTGCTGGCCGCGGTGATCGGGCTGTCGCTGTTCAGCGTGGCCATTTCCGTGTGGATCAACCACTGGTACAAGGATTTCTACAACGCCCTGGAGAAAAAGGACACGGCGGCGTTCTGGCAGCTGATCGGCTATTTCGGCGGCATCGCAGCCGTGGCCATCCTCGGTGCGGTGTACCGTTTGTACCTAACCCAGATGCTGACCATCCGCTGGCGTGCCTGGCTCACTGAAAAACACTTCGCGCGCTGGCTCGCGCACAAGAACTATTACCAGCTGGAGCAGGGTGGTTACACCGATAACCCGGACCAGCGGATTTCCGAAGACCTCAACAACTTCACCTCCAGCACTCTGAGCCTGGGGCTTGGCTTGCTGCGCAACGTGGTTAGCCTGGTGTCGTTCTCCATTATTTTGTGGGGCGTGTCGGGCAGCATTGAAGTGTTTGGTATCACCATCCCCGGGTACATGTTCTGGTGTGCGTTGCTGTATGCCGCTGTCGGCAGCTGGCTGACGCACCTGATCGGTCGTCGTTTGATCGGCCTGAGCAACCAACAACAACGTTTCGAAGCGGACCTGCGTTTCTCCATGGTGCGCGTGCGCGAGAACGCCGAAAGCATCGCGCTGTACAACGGCGAGCCCAACGAGAATCAGCGTTTAAGTGCGCGTTTCGGCAAGGTCTGGCACAACTTCTGGGACATCATGAAAGTGTCCAAGCGCCTGACCTTCTTTACCGCCGGCTACAGCCAGATTGCGATCATCTTTCCGTTTATCGTGGCCGCGCCGCGTTACTTCACCGGCAAGATCGAGCTGGGCGAGCTGATGCAAATCAACTCGGCCTTCGGCAACGTGCAGGAGAATTTCAGTTGGTTTATCAGCGCGTATTCCGAGCTGGCCTCGTGGCGCGCCACCAGTGACCGTCTGCTGAGCTTCCATCAGGCCATGCGCGAAAACGAGGAGCGTGCCCCGGCCATCGATGTGCGCCCGCAAGGCGAGCGCCTGGTGGTGCAAGACTTGGGTATGGACCTGGCCGATGGCCGTCACCTGCTCACCCATGGCGACATGACAGTAGAGCCAGGCCAACGTGTGATGCTCAGTGGTCGTTCCGGCAGCGGCAAGAGCACGCTGCTGCGGGCGATGGGGCATCTGTGGCCGGCGGGGCACGGCAGTATTCTTCTGCCGGCCGCGCGCTACCTGTTCCTGCCGCAAAAGCCCTACCTGCCGATTGGCACGTTGAAGGCCGCATTGAGTTATCCACAAGCCGAGAGCGTTTACCCGGCAGAGCGTTATGCACAGGTCCTGGAAACCTGCCGCTTGCCGCACCTGGTTGCGCGCCTGGACGAGGCCAACCACTGGCAACGCATGCTCTCGCCGGGTGAGCAACAGCGTCTGGCCTTTGCGCGTGCGCTGTTGTTTGCGCCGCAATGGCTGTACATGGACGAAGCGACGTCGGCCATGGATGAAGAAGATGAAGCCACGTTGTATCAGGCGTTGATCGATGAGCTGCCGGGGTTGAGTGTTGTCAGCGTCGGCCATCGCAGCAGCCTCAAGCGTTTCCATGGGCGGCATGTGCGGATTGAGGGTGGGTTGTTGCAGGAGCAGCAACCGGCTTAAGGTCGTATGCGGTCTCTGTGGGAGCGGGGCTTGCCCGCGATGGCGGTGTCACGGGTACACCGCTATCGCAGGCAAGCCAGCTCCCACAGTTGAACGGTGTTGTCTGAAAGAAAAAAGCCCGGCTGATCAATGATCAGCCGGGCTTTTTAATGTTTGAAGAAAACTTACTTCTTCAAACCGTAATGCTCATCCAGCATGCCTGGGGCGTTCGGCGTCTTTGGCGCGTAGTCCCGTGGCGGTTCCTGATTTTCCCGAGGCGGGGTCAGGCGTTCCCGTGGAGCTTGCGGTGCTTCGGAATGCAGCGCGGCCAGCAGACGCTGGCGGGTGATGTCGTCGAGGGCCAGGCGGTTAGCGCCATCGGCGAGGTGATCCTGTACTTCCTGGTAGCTCTGGGTGAGTTTCTTGAC from Pseudomonas tolaasii NCPPB 2192 includes the following:
- a CDS encoding ABC transporter substrate-binding protein, whose protein sequence is MERIAFKPLLLAAGLLAFMPMAHAATTLVYCSEASPAGFDPSQYTSGTDFDASAETVFNRLTQFKRGGTEVEPGLATSWDVSKDGLTYTFHLRDGVKFHTTDFFTPTRDFNADDVLFTFNRLLDANSPFRKAYPSESPYFTDMGLNTTIKNVEKLDDHTVRFSLNNVDASFVQNLAMSFASVQSAEYAAQLLKEGKAEDINQKPVGTGPFVFKRYQKDSQIRYAANKQYWKPEDVKLDNLVFAITPDAAARLQKLKAGECQVSGYPRPSDIEVMKQDPNLRVLQQAGFNLGFLAYNVTHPPLDQLKVRQALDMAIDKPAIIKAVYQSAGQLAQNALPPAQWSYDPNIKDAPYDPTKARALLKEAGVAPGTTINLWAMTVQRASNPNARMSAQMIQQDWEKIGIKANIVSYEWGEYIKRAKNGEHDAMIYGWTGDNGDPDNWLGVLYSCAAVKGSNYAKWCNPAYDKLVQQAKVSNDREQRIKWYQQAQKILKEQVPITPIANSTVFQPLRKEVQDFKISPFGLTPFYGVSLDK
- a CDS encoding SIMPL domain-containing protein (The SIMPL domain is named for its presence in mouse protein SIMPL (signalling molecule that associates with mouse pelle-like kinase). Bacterial member BP26, from Brucella, was shown to assemble into a channel-like structure, while YggE from E. coli has been associated with resistance to oxidative stress.) → MSRFTRSAAVITLGVATLASLPALAAEGLNYNQISLRAEVSQEVARDKMIVTLYTESQNSDPAKLAAEITNTMNKALGEAREVKGVTLRQGSRNSYPIYDNKNQKITGWRERAELRLESADFPALSKLTGELLNTLKMENMDFAIADATRKSSEDALLKDAVAAFKARAQLATDALGGKGYKIVNLNFNTNGYPMPYARNGGMMMKAAMADSAPTPEVEAGTSQVNMSADGVIEVQMQ
- a CDS encoding ATP-binding protein, with amino-acid sequence MLAAVKLTSATRQNLWRLTFIRTLVLAAQAGSVGLAYWFDLLPLPWLQLAVTLGFSIVLCVFTAIRLRTTWPVTELEYALQLACDLFIHSVLLYFSGGSTNPFVSYYLVPLTIAAVTLPWRYSVVLSGIALALYTLLLAQFYPLQTFPIARENLQIYGMWLSFALSAAVITFFAARMAEELRRQEELRAIRREEGLRDQQLLAVATQAAGAAHELGTPLATMSVLLNEMVQDHPDPALQDDLSVLQEQVKQCKHTLQQLVRAAEANRRLAVEMQDVTQWLDEALNRWHLMRPEASYRFHLLGQGTVPRMAPPPDLTQALLNLLNNAADACPEGLGVQLDWDAENVTISIRDHGAGVPLAIAEQIGKPFFTTKGKGFGLGLFLSKASVTRAGGSVKLYSHEEGGTLTELRLPRVARGDIDE
- a CDS encoding response regulator transcription factor — protein: MSDEIQVEGEELPHLLLVDDDATFTRVMARAMSRRGFRVSTAGSAEEGLTIAQADLPDYAALDLKMDGDSGLVLLPKLLELDPEMRVVILTGYSSIATAVEAIKRGACNYLCKPADADDVLAALLSEHADLDTLVPENPMSVDRLQWEHIQRVLTEHEGNISATARALGMHRRTLQRKLQKRPVRR
- a CDS encoding dermonecrotic toxin domain-containing protein, encoding MHIGIQRVSPYPPSTEPSLRPENIERPATPGARQKRAIDSGAPKDQERVQDVRLSDGAPGGYEEVSVNPDPGKRASLGEKEPSPVSTGLNINIDPAAREITDSFMSVEQEASNFLRKTFAELAQKAKTPADKDMWDMDPDDTFLVTFDYNTTGERPYPAKVIQRISLTQALIQNAQQTPVGQGYAVPFYAGGPEVIIKPDLETLRPGTFDLSSRFNPYQEQANTTHTFQGIYKESADEAAPVYNGGNQSSLTPAEFKKLIWKADFQQPYNAFLNDFWTRHLEKYPALAKASFIQSAMTQHQEGSLTSQGRALVMRAAGLPGNQASWPDIKYEDLLKNPPRDPGLETGLLKLGSYPATDLVYVTDANSTPALTLLYIPGNSSPLHSFGSQAEMKTWLAKQMAAPAKRDAMALHFALKDKPNGFTRAGIDETLAGLGAWPAKRETPGGLLNYDHRAFTGFWDPQTFITTEPSHLPFEEMAKRQKDRSYADADIRITSDADETKKALLSGLEKTKKAALFLAPLALVMPEVALALDAFYLADAASTTVIGLDDELHGKPKGTEHMVFGLFNAATVVVPRLVNAFRTAEGTAGNVEPNTVYAVENPAPNSLMGVEPHVPRVDAPLPDFSLHALPDHFLEGRALRGDGTYQVGEQFYVRYTDGTGVNRAFEISRNYKVENGYVRVIDPNTGKTVMFLESAGHGEWRLNTLKGGGRKFIKPAPQKAPLAKENAVPGISAKTPLANHQDWQSILDSGTYAGQPVYIHYTDKAGAEAIAQGQSITDATRGATRAGSKGGIYVNPPGQQFNGENVQDLLFLGNERYLGRGNYMVIFSTDQAPEELGAITAGSPFVELRMPKEIKLKPSNFLYLGPNNFPNYFG
- a CDS encoding ABC transporter ATP-binding protein/permease produces the protein MNQNAEYSAVNDAVHGHFFRRTWAMITPYWRSEEKGKAWLLLAAVIGLSLFSVAISVWINHWYKDFYNALEKKDTAAFWQLIGYFGGIAAVAILGAVYRLYLTQMLTIRWRAWLTEKHFARWLAHKNYYQLEQGGYTDNPDQRISEDLNNFTSSTLSLGLGLLRNVVSLVSFSIILWGVSGSIEVFGITIPGYMFWCALLYAAVGSWLTHLIGRRLIGLSNQQQRFEADLRFSMVRVRENAESIALYNGEPNENQRLSARFGKVWHNFWDIMKVSKRLTFFTAGYSQIAIIFPFIVAAPRYFTGKIELGELMQINSAFGNVQENFSWFISAYSELASWRATSDRLLSFHQAMRENEERAPAIDVRPQGERLVVQDLGMDLADGRHLLTHGDMTVEPGQRVMLSGRSGSGKSTLLRAMGHLWPAGHGSILLPAARYLFLPQKPYLPIGTLKAALSYPQAESVYPAERYAQVLETCRLPHLVARLDEANHWQRMLSPGEQQRLAFARALLFAPQWLYMDEATSAMDEEDEATLYQALIDELPGLSVVSVGHRSSLKRFHGRHVRIEGGLLQEQQPA
- a CDS encoding YhcB family protein, with protein sequence MEHSLLVWLLPTLALVAGVAIGFLVARLLPNAAPNRTQRQLDDIQERFDSYQNEVVTHFNSTATLVKKLTQSYQEVQDHLADGANRLALDDITRQRLLAALHSEAPQAPRERLTPPRENQEPPRDYAPKTPNAPGMLDEHYGLKK